In Zingiber officinale cultivar Zhangliang chromosome 8B, Zo_v1.1, whole genome shotgun sequence, a single genomic region encodes these proteins:
- the LOC122016714 gene encoding pectinesterase-like: protein MLSDVVPRSVALNPSIACNSTLDPKFCITFLTRPRDCSLHDYGRFSLAKSLSNARMFLDLVDLYLARRSTLSPTAVMALQDCRLLSSLNIDFLTTASVTVNYTDTLLGHQAEKLQTLLSALVTNQKTCSDGLKAVPISDGLAVPISDCTKLYSMSLALFNKAWVMPNKTNRGNRSASEVTPHRRGLLFHEALVDGDRRLPLWISGSKRELLERWRRRTQRLPQAGTDTILVHNIVLVSQDGKGDYTSITAAVNSAPSNLDGTTAGYYLIFVAAGIYQEYVVVGQRKTYLMMIGEGINQTVVTGNHNVADGRTTFNSATFAVVGQGFVAMNMTFRNTAGPAKGQAVAVRNGADLSAFYLCSFEGYQDTLYAHSMRQFYRECDIYGTVDYIFGDAAAVFQRCNVYSRLPLHGQGNTITAQGRSDPNQNTGTSMQSCRFLAAADLKAAGHSTRTYLGRPWRLYSRTVIMESFIDALVDPAGWLPWNGSFALATLYYAEFRNSGPGAGTASRVKWPGFHVIRSGDADNFTASKFIQGDNWLSLAGVPYDRGLKL from the exons ATGCTCTCCGACGTGGTCCCTCGTTCCGTCGCGCTCAACCCTTCCATTGCTTGCAACTCCACCCTCGACCCCAAGTTTTGCATTACCTTCCTCACGCGGCCGCGAGACTGCAGCCTCCACGATTACGGCCGCTTCTCCCTGGCCAAGTCCCTCTCTAACGCCCGCATGTTCCTCGACTTGGTCGACCTCTACCTCGCCCGCCGGTCGACCTTGTCCCCCACCGCCGTCATGGCCCTCCAGGACTGCCGGCTCCTCTCTAGCCTCAACATTGACTTCTTGACTACGGCATCGGTCACGGTGAATTACACCGACACGCTGCTCGGCCACCAGGCCGAGAAGCTGCAGACCCTGCTCTCCGCCCTGGTGACCAACCAAAAGACCTGCTCCGACGGCCTGAAAGCGGTTCCCATTTCCGACGGCCTCGCGGTGCCCATTTCCGACTGCACCAAGCTCTACAGCATGTCCCTCGCGCTCTTCAACAAGGCTTGGGTCATGCCCAACAAGACGAACAGGGGAAACCGCTCTGCCTCAGAAGTAACGCCGCACCGCAGAGGACTGCTCTTCCACGAGGCTCTCGTCGACGGCGATCGCCGGCTGCCGCTGTGGATCTCGGGCTCGAAGAGAGAGCTGCTCGAGAGGTGGAGGCGCCGTACCCAACGACTCCCGCAAGCCGGCACGGATACCATTCTAGTGCACAACATTGTGCTGGTGAGCCAAGATGGAAAGGGGGACTACACCAGCATCACCGCCGCCGTCAACTCGGCACCAAGCAACCTCGACGGGACCACCGCCGGCTACTACTTGATATTCGTCGCCGCCGGAATCTACCAGGAGTACGTCGTCGTCGGGCAGCGTAAAACGTACTTGATGATGATCGGCGAAGGTATCAACCAGACGGTGGTCACCGGAAACCATAATGTGGCCGACGGCCGGACTACCTTCAACAGCGCAACGTTTG CGGTGGTGGGGCAGGGGTTCGTGGCCATGAACATGACTTTCCGAAACACCGCCGGCCCGGCGAAGGGCCAGGCTGTCGCCGTCCGGAATGGGGCCGACCTCTCCGCCTTCTACCTCTGCAGCTTCGAGGGCTACCAGGACACGCTCTACGCGCACTCGATGCGGCAATTCTACCGCGAGTGCGACATCTACGGCACCGTCGACTACATCTTCGGCGACGCGGCGGCGGTCTTCCAGCGATGCAACGTCTACTCCCGGCTGCCTCTTCACGGGCAGGGCAATACCATCACCGCCCAGGGCCGGAGCGACCCCAACCAGAACACCGGCACCTCGATGCAGTCTTGCAGGTTCCTCGCCGCGGCCGACCTCAAGGCGGCAGGCCACTCGACGAGGACGTACCTCGGCCGGCCGTGGCGGCTCTACTCGAGGACGGTGATCATGGAGTCGTTCATCGACGCGTTGGTCGATCCGGCAGGGTGGTTGCCGTGGAACGGCAGCTTCGCGTTGGCAACGTTGTACTATGCGGAGTTCCGTAACTCGGGGCCCGGCGCTGGGACTGCCAGCCGGGTCAAATGGCCGGGATTTCATGTGATTAGGTCCGGCGATGCGGACAATTTCACGGCGAGCAAGTTCATTCAGGGAGACAACTGGTTGTCACTGGCCGGAGTGCCTTATGACAGAGGATTAAAGCTTTAA